In Zonotrichia albicollis isolate bZonAlb1 chromosome 3, bZonAlb1.hap1, whole genome shotgun sequence, a single window of DNA contains:
- the MYCN gene encoding N-myc proto-oncogene protein isoform X2: MPGMVSKNPDLEFDSLQPCFYPDEDDFYLCGPDSAPPGEDIWKKFELLPTPPLSPSRAGLQEHPPGGGPVPWGGAALWGCRPTDPVDWASELLLLPPEADLWGGMDGGDFFETGPGVTNNLNSIIIQDCMWSGFSAREKLERAVSEKLQSKAPAAPPPPPPGAAGSPASARAELGGAVPECVDPAVVFPFPVNKREAPAAGGGAARGGRPPRPAGDSRASSSSSSSGDDTLSDSDDEDEEEEDEEEEIDVVTVEKRRSSTNKSVTTLTITVRPKNTTFSSVRTQQNGLILKRCAPIHQQHNYAAPSPFVETEESPPQKKLKVEVPRPVKPTIQPKLKSSSPRNSDSEDSERRRNHNILERQRRNDLRSSFLTLRDHVPELVQNEKAAKVVILKKATEYVHSLQAEEQKLLLEKEKLQARQEQLLKKIDYKRTC, encoded by the exons ATGCCAGGAATGGTCAGTAAAAACCCAGACCTCGAGTTTGACTCTTTGCAGCCTTGTTTCTACCCGGACGAAGATGACTTTTATTTGTGCGGGCCGGACTCCGCTCCCCCGGGCGAGGACATCTGGAAAAAGTTTGAGCTGCTGCCCACCCCTCCTCTGTCTCCCAGCCGGGCCGGGCTGCAGGAGCACCCTCCGGGAGGAGGCCCGGTGCCGTGGGGAGGAGCGGCTCTCTGGGGCTGCCGCCCCACCGACCCCGTGGACTGGGCatcggagctgctgctgctgccgcccgaGGCCGACCTGTGGGGCGGCATGGACGGAGGGGACTTCTTCGAGACGGGCCCCGGCGTGACGAACAATCTCAACTCCATCATCATCCAGGACTGCATGTGGAGCGGCTTCTCGGCGCGCGAGAAGCTGGAGCGGGCGGTCAGCgagaagctgcagagcaaggcgcccgccgcgccgccgccgccgcccccggggGCCGCGGGCAGCCCCGCCAGCGCCCGCGCCGAGCTGGGCGGCGCCGTGCCCGAGTGCGTGGACCCGGCCGTGGTCTTCCCCTTCCCCGTCAACAAGCGGGAGGCGCCGGCGGCGGGCGGAGGGGCTGCGCGGGGCGGccgcccgccgcgccccgccGGGGACAGCCGggcgagcagcagcagcagctcctcgggGGACGACACGCTCAGCGACTCGG atgatgaagatgaggaggaagaggatgaagaagaagaaatagatgTTGTTACAGTGGAGAAAAGACGCTCCTCTACCAACAAGTCTGTTACCACCCTCACTATTACAGTGCGTCCTAAGAATACCACTTTCTCATCAGTCAGGACACAGCAGAATGGACTCATACTAAAGCGTTGTGCCCCAATTCACCAGCAGCATAATTATGCCGCTCCTTCTCCATTCGTGGAGACTGAAGAGTCTCCACCACAGAAGAAGTTAAAAGTCGAGGTGCCCCGTCCAGTAAAACCCACGATCCAACCAAAGCTTAAGAGTTCAAGTCCTCGAAACTCTGATTCAGAGGACAGTGAACGTCGACGCAACCATAATATCCTGGAGCGTCAACGACGTAATGATCTACGGTCAAGTTTCCTCACTTTAAGGGACCATGTTCCAGAACTGGTTCAAAATGAGAAAGCTGCAAAAGTTGTGATCTTGAAAAAAGCCACTGAGTATGTTCATTCTcttcaggcagaggagcagaagtTACtgctagaaaaggaaaaattgcaaGCCAGACAAGAACAATTACTAAAGAAAATAGATTACAAGCGGACTTGCtaa
- the MYCN gene encoding N-myc proto-oncogene protein isoform X1 translates to MPGMVSKNPDLEFDSLQPCFYPDEDDFYLCGPDSAPPGEDIWKKFELLPTPPLSPSRAGLQEHPPGGGPVPWGGAALWGCRPTDPVDWASELLLLPPEADLWGGMDGGDFFETGPGVTNNLNSIIIQDCMWSGFSAREKLERAVSEKLQSKAPAAPPPPPPGAAGSPASARAELGGAVPECVDPAVVFPFPVNKREAPAAGGGAARGGRPPRPAGDSRASSSSSSSGDDTLSDSEDDEDEEEEDEEEEIDVVTVEKRRSSTNKSVTTLTITVRPKNTTFSSVRTQQNGLILKRCAPIHQQHNYAAPSPFVETEESPPQKKLKVEVPRPVKPTIQPKLKSSSPRNSDSEDSERRRNHNILERQRRNDLRSSFLTLRDHVPELVQNEKAAKVVILKKATEYVHSLQAEEQKLLLEKEKLQARQEQLLKKIDYKRTC, encoded by the exons ATGCCAGGAATGGTCAGTAAAAACCCAGACCTCGAGTTTGACTCTTTGCAGCCTTGTTTCTACCCGGACGAAGATGACTTTTATTTGTGCGGGCCGGACTCCGCTCCCCCGGGCGAGGACATCTGGAAAAAGTTTGAGCTGCTGCCCACCCCTCCTCTGTCTCCCAGCCGGGCCGGGCTGCAGGAGCACCCTCCGGGAGGAGGCCCGGTGCCGTGGGGAGGAGCGGCTCTCTGGGGCTGCCGCCCCACCGACCCCGTGGACTGGGCatcggagctgctgctgctgccgcccgaGGCCGACCTGTGGGGCGGCATGGACGGAGGGGACTTCTTCGAGACGGGCCCCGGCGTGACGAACAATCTCAACTCCATCATCATCCAGGACTGCATGTGGAGCGGCTTCTCGGCGCGCGAGAAGCTGGAGCGGGCGGTCAGCgagaagctgcagagcaaggcgcccgccgcgccgccgccgccgcccccggggGCCGCGGGCAGCCCCGCCAGCGCCCGCGCCGAGCTGGGCGGCGCCGTGCCCGAGTGCGTGGACCCGGCCGTGGTCTTCCCCTTCCCCGTCAACAAGCGGGAGGCGCCGGCGGCGGGCGGAGGGGCTGCGCGGGGCGGccgcccgccgcgccccgccGGGGACAGCCGggcgagcagcagcagcagctcctcgggGGACGACACGCTCAGCGACTCGG AagatgatgaagatgaggaggaagaggatgaagaagaagaaatagatgTTGTTACAGTGGAGAAAAGACGCTCCTCTACCAACAAGTCTGTTACCACCCTCACTATTACAGTGCGTCCTAAGAATACCACTTTCTCATCAGTCAGGACACAGCAGAATGGACTCATACTAAAGCGTTGTGCCCCAATTCACCAGCAGCATAATTATGCCGCTCCTTCTCCATTCGTGGAGACTGAAGAGTCTCCACCACAGAAGAAGTTAAAAGTCGAGGTGCCCCGTCCAGTAAAACCCACGATCCAACCAAAGCTTAAGAGTTCAAGTCCTCGAAACTCTGATTCAGAGGACAGTGAACGTCGACGCAACCATAATATCCTGGAGCGTCAACGACGTAATGATCTACGGTCAAGTTTCCTCACTTTAAGGGACCATGTTCCAGAACTGGTTCAAAATGAGAAAGCTGCAAAAGTTGTGATCTTGAAAAAAGCCACTGAGTATGTTCATTCTcttcaggcagaggagcagaagtTACtgctagaaaaggaaaaattgcaaGCCAGACAAGAACAATTACTAAAGAAAATAGATTACAAGCGGACTTGCtaa